A portion of the Rhinopithecus roxellana isolate Shanxi Qingling chromosome 19, ASM756505v1, whole genome shotgun sequence genome contains these proteins:
- the VMO1 gene encoding LOW QUALITY PROTEIN: vitelline membrane outer layer protein 1 homolog (The sequence of the model RefSeq protein was modified relative to this genomic sequence to represent the inferred CDS: substituted 1 base at 1 genomic stop codon): protein MEPGGGAKRLRLLLLLRATHFPCGQADGWNGYAAIIEVTNGGPWGDWAWPEMCPDGFFASGFSLKVGAQAXVLERVEMRGAGRGNVLGNTHVVESQSGSWGEWSEPLWCRGGAYLVAFLLRVEAPTTLGDNTAANNVRFRCSHGEELQGPGLSWGDFGDWSDPCPKGVCGLQTNIQGPRGFSDDTALNDVRLFCCLN from the exons ATGGAGCCAGGCGGGGGAGCCAAACGGCTgcggctgctgctgcttctgcggGCGACGCATTTCCCATGTGGACAGGCAGATGGCTGGAACGGCTACGCGGCGATCATCGAAGTGACCAACGGGGGTCCCTGGGGCGACTGGGCCTGGCCTGAGATGTGTCCTGACGGATTCTTCGCCAGCGGGTTCTCGCTCAAGGTTGGGGCTCAGGCTTAGGTCCTGGAGAGGGTGGAGATGC GTGGAGCCGGGCGCGGGAACGTCCTAGGCAACACGCACGTGGTAGAGTCGCAGTCTGGAAG CTGGGGCGAGTGGAGTGAGCCGCTGTGGTGTCGCGGCGGCGCCTACCTAGTGGCTTTCTTGCTTCGCGTGGAGGCACCCACGACTCTCGGTGACAACACAGCAGCGAACAACGTGCGCTTCCGCTGTTCACACGGCGAGGAACTGCAGGGGCCTGGGCTGAGCTGGGGAGACTTTGGAGACTGGAGTGACCCTTGCCCCAAGGGCGTGTGCGGCCTGCAGACCAACATCCAGGGACCTAGAGGCTTCAGCGATGACACTGCGCTGAACGACGTGCGCTTATTCTGCTGCCTCAATTGA
- the TM4SF5 gene encoding LOW QUALITY PROTEIN: transmembrane 4 L6 family member 5 (The sequence of the model RefSeq protein was modified relative to this genomic sequence to represent the inferred CDS: deleted 1 base in 1 codon) produces the protein MCTGKCARCVGLSLITLSLVCIVANALLLVPNGETSWTNTNHLSLQVWLMGGFIGGGLMVLCPGIAAIRAGGKGCCGAGCCGNRCRMLRSVFSSAFGVLGAIYCLSVSGVGLRNGPRCLMNGKWGYHFEDTAGAYLVNRTLWDRCEAPPRVVPWNVTLFSLLVAASCLEIVLCGIQLVNGTIGVFCGDCRKKQDSTH, from the exons ATGTGTACGGGAAAGTGTGCCCGCTGCGTGGGGCTCTCCCTCATCACCCTCTCCCTGGTCTGCATCGTGGCCAATGCCCTCCTGCTGGTGCCTAATGGGGAGACCTCCTGGACCAACACCAACCACCTCAGCTTGCAAGTCTGGCTCATGGGCGGCTTCATCGGCGGAGGCCTGATG GTGCTGTGTCCGGGAATTGCAGCCATTCGGGCAGGGGGCAAGGGTTGCTGTGGCGCTGGGTGCTGTGGAAATCGCTGCAGG ATGCTGCGCTCGGTCTTCTCCTCGGCGTTCGGGGTGCTTGGTGCCATCTACTGCCTCTCGGTGTCTGGAGTCGGGCTCCGAAATGGACCCAGATGCTTAATGAACGGCAAGTGGGGCTACCACTTCGAAGACACCGC GGGAGCTTACTTGGTCAACCGCACTCTATGGGATCGGTGCGAGGCGCCCCCTCGCGTGGTCCCCTGGAATGTGACGCTC TTCTCTCTGCTGGTGGCCGCCTCGTGCCTGGAGATAGTACTGTGTGGGATCCAGCTGGTGAACGGGACCATTGGTGTCTTCTGTGGCGATTGCAGGAAAAAACAG GACTCCACTCACTGA